The DNA segment TAaggagatatgtcaagagaatggtaacCAAAAATTTGAATGCTGAGCAAGGAGTCATGATGATATCAGCTCAAGTCAGTGCTATTATTCAGAAAAAGATCCCAGAAAAACTTCCTGATCcaggtagttttgttcttgattgtaccATCTTCACTGACATatttgctagatctttgtgtgatcttggctctagtgTCAACTTAATTCCTAGATCAGTAGCTCTCAGCTTGGGAATGACAGACTTCAAGCCTTCCAAGATCACTCTAATCCTTGTAGATCAGTCAATTCGTATTCCTGATGGTTTTCTTGAggatgttccaattaagattaGAGAATGCTTGATACCAACTGATTTTGTAGTACTCAAGTATGAAGAAGAGCCTAAGGACCCTCTTATTCTGGGAAGATCATTTTTAGCCACTGCTGGAGCtattattgatgtcaagaagggtcAGATTGGTCTTAATGTGAGTGATCTACAAATGTGCTTTGACATGGATAAGctggttaagaggccaaccattgatggacaAACATTCTATGTGGACACATTTTCTAACCTTGCTAAAGAGATATTCCAGGAGCTGCATCTTGAGGATCCACTAGAGAGAGCATTAGTTGCTTCTGCTGAAGAGGTTGAGCATCTAGATGACATTTCTGTTGGGTATGTCAAGCT comes from the Camelina sativa cultivar DH55 unplaced genomic scaffold, Cs unpScaffold01796, whole genome shotgun sequence genome and includes:
- the LOC104774179 gene encoding uncharacterized protein LOC104774179 translates to MVTKNLNAEQGVMMISAQVSAIIQKKIPEKLPDPGSFVLDCTIFTDIFARSLCDLGSSVNLIPRSVALSLGMTDFKPSKITLILVDQSIRIPDGFLEDVPIKIRECLIPTDFVVLKYEEEPKDPLILGRSFLATAGAIIDVKKGQIGLNVSDLQMCFDMDKLVKRPTIDGQTFYVDTFSNLAKEIFQELHLEDPLERALVASAEEVEHLDDISVGYVKLLDANEQVKKL